The proteins below come from a single Ailuropoda melanoleuca isolate Jingjing chromosome 1, ASM200744v2, whole genome shotgun sequence genomic window:
- the ABCC5 gene encoding multidrug resistance-associated protein 5 isoform X4, which translates to MKDIDIGKEYIIPSPGYRNVRERTSTSGQHRDREDSKYKRTRPLECQDALETAARAEGLSLDASMHSQLRILDEEHPKGKYHHSLSALKPIRTTSKHQHPVDNAGLFSCMTFSWLSPLARMAHRKGELSMEDVWSLSKYESSDVNCRRLERLWQEELNEVGPDAASLRRVVWIFCRTRLILSIVCLMITQLAGFSGPNFQDGCILRSE; encoded by the exons ATGAAGGATATCGACATAGGAAAAGAGTATATCATCCCCAGTCCTGGTTATAGAAATGTGAGGGAGAGAACCAGCACTTCTGGGCAGCACAGAGACCGAGAGGACTCCAAATATAAGAGAACTCGACCG TTGGAATGCCAAGATGCCTTGGAAACAGCAGCCCGAGCTGAAGGCCTTTCCCTGGATGCCTCCATGCATTCTCAGCTCAGAATCCTGGATGAGGAACATCCCAAGGGAAAGTACCATCATAGCTTAAGTGCTCTGAAACCCATCCGGACCACTTCCAA ACACCAGCACCCAGTGGACAATGCTGGGCTCTTCTCCTGCATGactttttcttggctttctcctCTGGCCCGCATGGCCCACAGAAAGGGGGAGCTCTCAATGGAGGACGTGTGGTCTTTGTCCAAGTACGAGTCTTCCGATGTGAACTGCAGAAG ACTAGAGAGACTGTGGCAAGAAGAGCTGAATGAAGTTGGGCCAGACGCTGCTTCCCTCCGAAGGGTTGTGTGGATCTTCTGCCGCACCAGGCTCATCCTCTCCATCGTGTGCCTGATGATCACGCAGCTGGCTGGCTTCAGTGGACCA AATTTTCAGGATGGCTGTATTCTGCGGTCAGAATGA